One window of the Leptospira koniambonensis genome contains the following:
- a CDS encoding Bor/Iss family lipoprotein, producing MYAVKTYIIILLTFCFSIGCRHAWVSYPQKVPEPCRLYQGSKECKLALEERANHTGQTGPIHSVNQSYYLFGLYPSEIVVNLEKYCPSGPKSAHQFQSFSDAFWEQITLLIYSPRTLEIECYPV from the coding sequence TTGTACGCCGTTAAAACATATATTATTATTTTATTAACCTTCTGTTTCTCCATCGGCTGTAGGCATGCATGGGTGAGTTATCCTCAAAAGGTTCCAGAACCTTGTAGATTGTACCAAGGCTCTAAAGAATGCAAATTAGCTTTGGAAGAAAGAGCAAATCATACCGGTCAAACTGGGCCGATCCATTCTGTAAATCAGAGCTATTATTTATTCGGACTCTACCCTTCTGAAATAGTAGTAAATTTGGAAAAATACTGCCCGAGCGGGCCCAAATCAGCCCACCAATTCCAGTCGTTTTCGGATGCTTTTTGGGAACAAATCACACTTCTTATCTATTCCCCTAGGACTCTGGAGATAGAATGTTATCCTGTATAA
- a CDS encoding LIC_10463 family lipoprotein yields MKKYLIFLIYFLILLTSCTNIGRSEPLRFERVQKDGSSVFQAQVDSTLVSGSWEYKFRLKQVDRVNLVLDIHSAKEGLSIKLVRDRFLFPKIYHCPRSYEKKKFCKLEISNPEEGEYSLVLDLTGKENSGPVAYRIFGAIHGPGFASVAWEEEIVRR; encoded by the coding sequence ATGAAGAAGTATCTAATTTTTCTCATATACTTTCTGATCCTCCTAACATCCTGCACCAATATAGGAAGATCGGAACCCTTAAGATTCGAAAGAGTCCAGAAGGATGGCTCTTCTGTTTTTCAAGCACAAGTTGACAGCACTTTAGTCTCGGGAAGTTGGGAATACAAGTTTAGGCTCAAACAAGTGGATCGAGTCAATTTAGTATTGGATATTCACTCTGCAAAAGAAGGACTTTCTATCAAACTAGTACGAGACCGTTTTCTATTTCCAAAAATTTATCACTGCCCTCGTTCTTATGAAAAGAAAAAGTTTTGTAAATTAGAGATCTCTAATCCAGAAGAAGGTGAATATTCTCTGGTATTGGATCTAACCGGAAAAGAAAACTCTGGTCCAGTAGCTTATAGGATTTTTGGGGCAATTCACGGACCTGGATTTGCTTCTGTCGCTTGGGAGGAAGAAATTGTACGCCGTTAA
- a CDS encoding LIC_10461 domain-containing protein yields MLSCIRKICFSFYLILFGIYCHSTVLMHKSDVLPLTQQEKPPLPEKNLKQSSTLFGTYFLSNREEAICKNNIPAEVKLVTTTGDSLIHFFIGPFYNTKTVIVYCRPLRILDGNNFGQ; encoded by the coding sequence ATGTTATCCTGTATAAGAAAAATATGTTTCTCTTTCTACCTGATATTATTCGGGATCTATTGCCATTCTACCGTTTTGATGCATAAATCAGATGTATTGCCCCTAACCCAACAGGAAAAGCCACCCCTTCCTGAAAAAAACCTGAAACAAAGTAGTACGTTATTCGGCACTTACTTCCTTTCTAACAGAGAAGAAGCCATTTGTAAGAATAATATTCCTGCGGAAGTGAAATTAGTCACCACCACCGGAGATTCTTTGATACATTTTTTTATTGGCCCATTCTACAATACCAAGACTGTAATCGTTTATTGCAGGCCTTTGCGCATCCTAGACGGAAATAATTTCGGCCAATAG